The following coding sequences lie in one Flavobacterium sediminis genomic window:
- a CDS encoding JAB domain-containing protein, protein MEIAEIKVSYSTNKPDKIKLKQCDEVYKFILSQWDFDLIEFQEECKLILLNRANLVLGVYNLSKGGITGTIVDIKIILSVALKCNASSIILVHNHPSGNMKPSEADKSITNKLKKACELMDIFLLDHLIISKYEYYSFTYNGIL, encoded by the coding sequence ATGGAAATAGCTGAAATTAAAGTGTCTTATTCTACTAATAAACCTGATAAAATAAAACTTAAACAATGTGATGAAGTGTATAAATTCATTTTGTCACAATGGGATTTTGACTTAATTGAATTCCAAGAAGAATGTAAGTTGATTTTATTAAACAGAGCTAATTTGGTTTTGGGTGTTTATAATTTATCAAAAGGTGGAATTACTGGAACTATTGTTGACATCAAAATTATTTTGAGTGTTGCTCTAAAATGTAATGCATCATCTATTATCCTGGTTCATAATCATCCAAGTGGAAATATGAAGCCAAGTGAAGCAGATAAGAGTATTACCAATAAATTGAAAAAGGCTTGTGAGCTGATGGATATATTTTTACTTGACCATTTAATTATAAGTAAATATGAATATTACAGTTTTACTTATAATGGAATTTTATAA